TGGGCAGGGATCCGCCCGTCAGCGGGTGCGGCGACCCGTTGACCAGCACCGCCATCTGTCCGTTGGCCACGGTCACCTCGACCCGGTCGCCGGCCACGTTGGCCGCCATGGCGGTATTGACGCCGACCAGTCGGCTACCCGGCCAGGGTTGTGCACGGACCTGGATCTGGAACGCGGTGGCCGGGTCGGCCGCGGTGTCCCGGGTGACGACGAACTCCCCGGCCGCCTGGAAGTCGAAGCGGCGCCCGTCGAACGAGGTGACGTGCGGGTCGGCCGTCGTCTGGCCCTGTTTGGCCGGCGGGGTCGGGCAGCCACGGGTCGGATGGCACAGCGGGTCGCTGGGCTTCGGCGGCCGGCACCCGCCGGGCGGCAGGGTGTTCGGTCCGTACTGCTTGCGGAGCGGTTCGTTCTTGCTCGCCCGGAGCTTGTTCTCCGCGTCGGTGGCGTGCACCTCCTTGATCGCGATGCCGGTCGGATTGCCGGCCTGGTCGAAGCATTCGTGGACGTCGACGCCCTGCGGAGTGGTGTCCTCGAAGGCGTGGTACATCTCGTGGTACAGCTCGTCACACGGCACCCGGGCCACGTGCCCACTCAGCTCAGAGGTGTCGGTCGGGTTCCAGTAGATGAAGATGTTGTTGGGGTCCAACCGGTTCTCCCCGTTGCTGCCCGACGTGTCCAGGTTGACGCTCACGTGCACGGCCGGATTGTTCAGGGTGCCCATGATGCCGGCCGGGTCGCCGCCGGGCGCGTTGAAGCCGGCGACGCAGGCGGCCACGGCGCCGGCCGCCGATCCGGCTCCGGTCACGGTGGCCGCCGCTCTGGGAGGCGGGGCGGCCACCGCGGCGGCCGCGGCCAACAGGATCACGCCCAGGGCCCCCGCGCCGATGCGCCGCCGGCGAGCCCGGCGGGTGAGCAACAGAACGGCGACCGCAAGCAACACCAGGGACACGGCCGCGATCACCGCCCACCGCTTCCAGGACATGCCGCCGCTGTCCGCGGGCCCGGGGGCGGCCGCGGCCCGTCCGGTGGCGGCCGAGGAAGTGGAAGCGCCTGCCGGGAAGGAGGTTCCGGTCGCCGCCGTCCCGCTCGCCGAATCCGAACCGGGCACGCACAGCGGCGCCCCGGAGACCGTGATGTCCGGCGGGCTGTAGGCCGCCCGGACCTCGACCGGGTGTCCGGCGTCGATCGGGTAGAGAGATCCGATGATGACCGCCGCCGAGAAGGAGACCGTCCGGAGCGCGGACCCGGTCGGCCCGGCGGCGACGACGTCCAGCGGAAGGCGAGCCGTTTGCCCTGGGGTCAGCGTGGTCAGATGCTGGCCCATGGTGTAGCCGAGGTCGTCGTCGAACGAGGGGGTGATCGCAACCGGTTCGATCGCCCGGCCGTTCTGCTGGACGCCGGTCAGGCTGATGGTGCCGATCGACATGGTGCTGACCTGGCAGGGCGATCGGCCGTGGTTGGTCAGGACCACCACCGGAACCGGATGGCCCGCCTGCACGGTGACGTCGAGACCGCCGTCATCGGCGTGGGCCGGTTGACCCAGGACCACACTCGCCGCCAGGGTGACCGAGCCCACAGCCAGACCCCGCAGCATCGTGCGAAGGTTCATCGTCGTCATCCTCTGTTCTGCCCGGTCAGGGTGTGGCTGGTCGCGGTGTCCGGCCCACCGCACCGATCCACCCTCGCACCGACCGGCCGGCCGGGCGTCGCGAATGACCGAAACGTTGCCCTTTCGGACATCCGGGACCACGACGACCGCGTCCCGGATGGGCCGGCGGCCGCTTCGAGAGGACCGGATACCGCGCCCGATCCCCGGTCGACCGCCCTCGTCGTAGGCTCGGTCCATTGATCGGAGCCGGCCGGGTACCAACCCGGCGGCAGACCCCGGGAGCGGCGATGACCACATGGACCACCGAGGATCTCACCCGGATCGGCGACGCCGAGGAACTGCAGATCGCCTCGCACCGACCCGACGGGACGTTGCGTGCCTATGTCACCATCTGGGTCGTTCGGGCCGATGACGAGTTGTACGTCCGGTCGGCCCATGGTCCCGAGAACCCTTGGTACCGAAGGGCAGTCATTTCGGGAACGGGCCGGATCCGGGCCGGCGGCGTCGAGCGGGACGTGTTGTTCGACGAGACCGGACACCACAACGCCGAGGCGATCGACGCAGAATTCCACCGTAAGTACGACCGCTACGGACCGGCCATCGTCGATCCGGTCGTCGGGCCGGAGGCCGCGCGCACCACCATCCGACTCGGGCCGAACTGAAGCCCGCGTCACCGCCAGATGACACACGGGCGACGGCGGGATGACGCCCGTGGAACAAGACGCACTCGCCGGCCGGCGCCGAACGCGGCGACGTTAGGCTCGGGGAACGGACGTATCGCACGTCATCCCCAACTGCACGGAGGCAGCGCTTTGGCCACGATCACCACCAGCGACGGAACCGAGATCTTCTACAAGGACTGGGGTTCGGGACAGCCGATCGTCTTCAGTCACGGCTGGCCCCTGTCCAGCGACGACTGGGACACCCAGATGATGTTCTTCCTCCTGCACGGCTACCGTGTCATCGCGCACGACCGCCGCGGGCACGGCCGCTCCACCCAGACCAGCGACGGCCACGACATGGACCACTACGCGGCCGATCTGGCCGCTGTGGTCGAGCACCTCGACCTGCACGACGCGATCCACGTCGGTCACTCGACCGGCGGCGGCGAGGTCGCCCACTACATCGCCCAGTACGGCGAGAGCCGGGTGGCCAAGGCCGTGCTCATCAGCTCGGTACCGCCGATCATGGTTCAGACACCGGCCAACCCCGGCGGCCTGCCCAAGAGTGTGTTCGACGGCCTGCAGGAGCAGGTTGCGACGAACCGATCGGCCTTCTACCGCGACCTGGCCTCGACTGCTTTCTACGGTTTCAACCGGCCGGGCGTCGAGCCGGTCGAGGCGATCATCGAGAACTGGTGGCGCCAGGGCATGATGGGCGGCGCCAAGGCCCACTACGACGGGATCGTCGCCTTCTCGCAGACCGACTTCACCGAGGACCTGAAGAAGATCTCGGTGCCGGTGCTCGTGATGCACGGCGACGATGACCAGGTGGTCCCATACGAGGACGCCGGGGTGCTGTCGGTCAAACTCGTGCAGAACGGGACGCTCAAGATCTACCCGGGCTACCCGCACGGCATGCCCACCACGCAGGCGGCCGTCATCAACTCCGATCTGCTGGAGTTCTTCCGGTCCTGAACCCGACCCGTTCGCCGGCCCCGTGTGGTTCAGCGGGGCCGGCGAACCGGCTCGAGCACCCTCACCCGCGCGGTGACCTCGTCGCCGAGATGGAGATCCTCGGCGCGGCGCACGTTGTCCCGGATCGGGAGGACGTACCCACCGTCCTTGGCGAACATGGCCGTGCGCCATTCCGTCCTCCCGATGCGGACCTGGACCGGGATCATCCCCCAGCCGTAGGTCAGCTCCCGGGCCTGCGCCCCGATGGCGTCAGCGTCGCCGTCCGGGATCGTCAGGAAGTGATATGGCGAAGGGCCTCGCCAGTACCAGATCTCACCATCGAAGACGAATTCCACGACCCTCTCCCGTCTGGAACCGGACGGTCGACCGGCCCGGCCCGATCATGCCAAACTCCGGGCCGGCCGGCAGTGGTCAACGAGCCGACCGAAGGAGCGTGAACGACGAATCGCGGGCGGTCAACGTGGTGACCGGGGACAGGACCTGCTGTTCGGGATCGCTGGAGGAGGCCAGCTCCCACTCACCGTGCGGGGCCGCCGGAACGGCGAACTCGACGCCGTTCTCGGCGGCGTTGAGCAGCAGGGCGAACGCGTCCGCGCCGTCGTGGCCGACCACGAACATGACCGACCGGGCGGCGGGATCGGACCAGTCCTGGTCGTCGAACTCGCCACCGTCCGAGCGCAGCACCCGCACCCAGTCGCGGACGCCCTCGGCCGGCGCGTACCGGAACCACACCGGACGCAGTGCCGGATTGTCCCTGCGCAGCCTGATCAGGGTGCGGGTGAATTCCACGAGTTCGGAATCGACCGCGTCCCAATGGAACCAGGAGATCTCGTTGTCCTGGCAGTAGGCATTGTTGTTGCCGCCCTGGGTTCTTCCCATCTCATCGCCGCCCAGAATCATCGGGACGCCAGCCGACAGCAGGAGCGTGGCCAGGAGATTTCGGACGGCACGAGCGCGTCGGATCGTGACCGCCTCGTCCTCGGTGGGCCCCTCGGCGCCGTTGTTGCACGACTTGTTGTCGCTCTCCCCGTCGTTGTTGTCCTCGCCGTTGGCGCTGTTGTGCTTGACGTTGTAGGACGTCAGGTCGTGCAGCGTGAAGCCGTCGTGGGCGGTGACGAATCCGACGCCGGCGTTCGGGGAGCGACGATCGCTCTCGTAGACGTCCGGGCTGCCGAGGACCCGCTGGGTCAGGGTCCCGAGCAAGCTGTCCTGCCCACCCCAGAACGCCCGCACATCGTCGCGGAATTTCCCGTTCCACTCCGACCAGTCGGCCGGGAATCCGCCGACCTGATATCCCGCAGTGTCCCAAGGCTCGGCGATCATCTTGACCGGGGCGAGAATCGGATCCTGGGCGATCATGTCGGTGAACGCGCTGTGCAGCGAGGTGTCACCACCCTGACGGGTCAACGTGGTGGCCAGGTCGAACCGGAATCCGTCGACGTGCATCTCGGTCACCCAGTACCGCAACGAGTCCATGATCAGGCCCAGGGCGGCCGGATGGGACACGTTCAGGCTGTTCCCGGTCCCCGTCGTATCGAAGTAGTGCGCCTCGTCCCCCTCGACCAACCGGTAGTAGGCCGCGTTGTCGATGCCCTTGAGCGACAACGAGGGCCCCATGTCATTACCCTCGGCGGTGTGGTTGTAGACGACGTCGAGGATCACCTCGAGCCCGGCCGCATGCAGAGCCTTGACCATTGACTTGAACTCGCCGACCTGGCCGCCGGCGTCACCGACCGAACTGTATTCGCCGTGCGGGGCCAGGAACGCGATGGAGTTGTAGCCCCAGTAGTTGCGCAGGCCCTTCCGTACGAGGTGATCGTCCTGGACGAACTGGTGCACCGGCAGCAGCTCCACCGCCGTGACCCCCAGGTCGGTGAGATGCTTGATGGCAGCCGGATGGCCCAGACCGGCGTAGGTGCCACAGATCTCCTCCGGCACGTCCGGATGCAGCTGGGTGAAGCCCTTGACGTGCACTTCGTAGACGATCGTCTCGGACAACGGGGTGCCCGGAGGAGCGTCGTCAGCCCAGTCGAACTGGTTGTCGGTGACCACGCACAGCGGCGTGGACCCGGCGGCATCGGTCTCGTCCTTGACCTCCGGGTTGTTCATGTCGTGCGCGAAAACTGCTTGGCCCCAGGTGTACTCGCCGCAGACAGCGGTGGCGTGCGGGTCAAGCAACAGCTTGTGCTCGTTGTGCCTCAGGCCGATCTTCGGGTTCCACTCACCGTGCACCCGCAGGGCGTACCGCGTGCCGGCCGTCATGCCCGGCACCAGGCCATGGAAGACATGGCCGGTGCGATCGCACAACGGAGTACGGGTCTCGTTGCCGTCGGCGTCGAAGACGCAGACCTCGACCAGGTCGGCCGTGCCGGTGTAGACGGCGACGTTCGCCCCACCGTCTCGCACGGTGACGCCCAGCGGGTGGGGAAGGGACCGGTCATGTCGCGTCAAGGGGTACTCCGCCATCTGATCGAGGGATGCGAACAGGGCCAAGCCGCCGACACTCACGAACCGCCAGGCTGGTGACGCGTCGAGGGCCGCGCCCGCGCCCTTCAGATCACCGGTACCGGTGGATTCCAAACGGGCTCGGCGGCCCGCTCGGGCGAAGGCCGCGGCGGCCTCGCAGCCGGCGCCGGCCGGAATGCTCTCAGGACGAGGTGAAGATCTCGCGAACTTCGCGAGCCGCGTAGTAGACGATGACGAGGGCCGACACCGGATCCGCCCACCACCAGCCCAGGAGGTCGTTGAGTGCGAGGCCGACCAGTACCGCCACGGCCAGCAGACCGTCGACCGTGGTGACCCGACCTTCGGTGATCAGGACCGGATTGCTCAGTTGCTGCCCGGTTCGCCGCTTTCCGGCGGCGAGGCCGAACATCACGACCGCGGTAGCCGCGGTCCAGTAGATGCCGAGCGGGCTCGGCCGCGGATGGTGGCCGGTGATCAGGACAGCGGCCGACTGAACGGCCAGGTACACGGCGAGCAGCACGAACGCGATGCCGATGAGGCGGAGGGCGCGATGTCGCCGCTCCTCGCCGACGCCGGAGAGCTCCCACAGGACGACGGTGCTGGCGCCGATCTCGATGAGTGAGTCGAGCCCGAACCCGGCCAGGGCGACCGAGCCGGCGCCGACCGCAGCCAAGACCAGAACGACCAGCCCGACCACATTCCAGCCCAGCGTCCCCACCTCGAGCAACCGGCCTCGGCGAAGGAGTCGAGCATGCGAGAGGGACATCGCGGCGATCATACGGCTCGGAGTTCACCCTCCGTCCGAGGAGTGGCAGCGCATCCCGGCGGCGCGCGAAGCGGGGCAAGCGCGGCGACCAGCGTCCGTCGCCGATCGAACCACCGCCACCGGAGACCCGCCTCCACCAACGAGTGCCCGGTGGAGCCGACAGAGCTCGTCCGGGGCAAACCTCCGACAAGTCCGGTAGCAATAGGTCACCATGAGGACCGATCAGCCCCCTGGACGGGGTCTTCTCAGCGGTGAGGCCTTTTTGTTAGCGTGCTGATACGCCCTCCGAGGGAGGGCCGACGACCCAGCACTGGCCTCCAGCTATGACACCGCAGCCCCCAGTCGCAGACATCGTGCACTCGCCCGATCACGACTAGGAACCTGTTCTGGCACAAGATCATCGGCTCGTCACGACCACCAGGTCGGCGTGCTCACCCGCAGAGTGGGACTTTCGCCGCCGATCTGACCGCAAGTTTCCCCCTTTCGCCCCGCTTCAATCGAGCTTCCCGAAATGAGAAAATGAAGAAAAGCGGATTGTCCAGATTCACGCGCCGAGGCCGCGTGATCACAGCACTGGCCGTCGTCGGACTGCTGATCGGAACCAATGCGGCTTCCGCCACCCCGGTCCCCCACACTGTCAGCAGCGGTTTGACGCTCCACACCGTCACCCCGGTCCGCCTGCTGGACACCAGGACCGGAACCGGCGGGTCCCATGTGCCGCTGCCGGCGGGTGGCGTCATCACGGTGACCGCCACCGGCGTGCCGAGCGGTGCTACGGCAATCGCCGTCAACGTGACTGTGGTCGACGGGACCAAGCCGTCCTACCTCTCCCTCTACGCCACCGGCACCCCCGCGCCGAGCACCTCGACCGTGAACTGGATCGACAAGTCGGCAACCGCCAACGCAGCCGTGATCGCCCTCTCCCTGGACCAGAAGTTCAACATTCGGAACGCCTTTGGCACCGTCAACGTGGTCATCGATCTCCTCGGCTACTACGCCCCGGTTGCGGCCGGCCCGACCGGTCCCGCCGGCCCGACCGGCGACACCGGCGCGATCGGCCCGAAGGGCGACACCGGTGACACCGGTGCGGTCGGCCCGGCTGGGCCCAAGGGTGACACCGGCGCCAAGGGTGACACCGGCGCGATCGGTCCGATCGGCGTCAGTGGTCAGGCGGGCGCCGGCACCATCCTGGCTGCCTCCGGCGGTGCCCCGGTCTCGATGACGACGGAGGCCGGCGGCCTCAGCGGGGCAGTCGCCGCGTTGCCACTGTCCGGTGTTGGCTCGTCCAACCCGACCCAGGTGCAGAACACGGTCGACATGACGGCCAACGGAGAGGTGGTCCAGATGTTCCCCCGCGACGGGACGATCACGTCGATTTCGGCCCGCTTCAGCACAACTCAACCCTTGAGCTTGAGCGGTACCATCGGCACGATCACGGCGCAGCTCTACACCGCGGTCGAGACGAACAGCAACACCTTCGCCCCCGTGCCGGGAGCGATGTGCACATTGAGTCCGGCATTGAGCGGAAATCCCGCGATTGGGACCGTCATTTCCTGCATCACGAACGGTCTGAGCATCCCGATCACCACCACCACCGCCGCCATCGTGGTGGTCAGCGCAACCGCGGAGGGAATCAACCTGATCAACACCTTCACCGGCTACGCGAGCACGAGCTTGGGCGTCTCCTGACCCAGACACCCGCTGTGACGGGGGCCGCGGTCGGATTTCCGACCGCGGCCCTCGGCATTCCACCCTGCCAATCCATGCGAAGTGACCGTCGCCGATCGGGGCACGGACTAACGGGCGGACGGGATGACCACGAGCCGGTCAGTGGTGACGGCAGCGTCTGCCCACGCGGCGGTGACGCGGGCAAGAGGGACGGCGCGGGCGGCGATGTCGTAGTGGCCACTGGTGATCTCCGACGCCAGCGACGGGAGTTCGGCGAGAATGTCGCGGGGCGACACGGAGCCCTGCCCGCTGCCGACGATGTGCAGGTTGCAGGCGCGGAGAGCCGCCGAGGGAATGGGTGACTCGGGGCCGGTGATGGAACCGACCTGGATCCAGGTGAGCTTCTGCGCGTCGTCCCGGCGGGCCGGCACGATTGCGCTCAGGGCCGTCGCCGCCCACTCACCCCACAGATAGTCGACGACGACGTCGACGTCCCGACCGACCGCGGCCAGCTCGCTGGTGGCGGTGGCCTTCTCCTGGCCGAGGTTGATGAGGGTGTCGGCCCCGAGTGCCGCGAGGCCGGCCAATTTCTCGGCGTCGCGGCCGGCTGCCGTCACGTGGGACGCGCCGAGCCGCTTGGCGATCTGGACCGCCATGCGGCCGGCGTTGCCGGTCGCACCCATC
This window of the Nakamurella panacisegetis genome carries:
- a CDS encoding DUF2255 family protein, whose translation is MTTWTTEDLTRIGDAEELQIASHRPDGTLRAYVTIWVVRADDELYVRSAHGPENPWYRRAVISGTGRIRAGGVERDVLFDETGHHNAEAIDAEFHRKYDRYGPAIVDPVVGPEAARTTIRLGPN
- a CDS encoding alpha/beta fold hydrolase, producing the protein MATITTSDGTEIFYKDWGSGQPIVFSHGWPLSSDDWDTQMMFFLLHGYRVIAHDRRGHGRSTQTSDGHDMDHYAADLAAVVEHLDLHDAIHVGHSTGGGEVAHYIAQYGESRVAKAVLISSVPPIMVQTPANPGGLPKSVFDGLQEQVATNRSAFYRDLASTAFYGFNRPGVEPVEAIIENWWRQGMMGGAKAHYDGIVAFSQTDFTEDLKKISVPVLVMHGDDDQVVPYEDAGVLSVKLVQNGTLKIYPGYPHGMPTTQAAVINSDLLEFFRS
- a CDS encoding DUF1905 domain-containing protein translates to MEFVFDGEIWYWRGPSPYHFLTIPDGDADAIGAQARELTYGWGMIPVQVRIGRTEWRTAMFAKDGGYVLPIRDNVRRAEDLHLGDEVTARVRVLEPVRRPR
- the glgX gene encoding glycogen debranching protein GlgX, encoding MAEYPLTRHDRSLPHPLGVTVRDGGANVAVYTGTADLVEVCVFDADGNETRTPLCDRTGHVFHGLVPGMTAGTRYALRVHGEWNPKIGLRHNEHKLLLDPHATAVCGEYTWGQAVFAHDMNNPEVKDETDAAGSTPLCVVTDNQFDWADDAPPGTPLSETIVYEVHVKGFTQLHPDVPEEICGTYAGLGHPAAIKHLTDLGVTAVELLPVHQFVQDDHLVRKGLRNYWGYNSIAFLAPHGEYSSVGDAGGQVGEFKSMVKALHAAGLEVILDVVYNHTAEGNDMGPSLSLKGIDNAAYYRLVEGDEAHYFDTTGTGNSLNVSHPAALGLIMDSLRYWVTEMHVDGFRFDLATTLTRQGGDTSLHSAFTDMIAQDPILAPVKMIAEPWDTAGYQVGGFPADWSEWNGKFRDDVRAFWGGQDSLLGTLTQRVLGSPDVYESDRRSPNAGVGFVTAHDGFTLHDLTSYNVKHNSANGEDNNDGESDNKSCNNGAEGPTEDEAVTIRRARAVRNLLATLLLSAGVPMILGGDEMGRTQGGNNNAYCQDNEISWFHWDAVDSELVEFTRTLIRLRRDNPALRPVWFRYAPAEGVRDWVRVLRSDGGEFDDQDWSDPAARSVMFVVGHDGADAFALLLNAAENGVEFAVPAAPHGEWELASSSDPEQQVLSPVTTLTARDSSFTLLRSAR
- a CDS encoding cation transporter; its protein translation is MSLSHARLLRRGRLLEVGTLGWNVVGLVVLVLAAVGAGSVALAGFGLDSLIEIGASTVVLWELSGVGEERRHRALRLIGIAFVLLAVYLAVQSAAVLITGHHPRPSPLGIYWTAATAVVMFGLAAGKRRTGQQLSNPVLITEGRVTTVDGLLAVAVLVGLALNDLLGWWWADPVSALVIVYYAAREVREIFTSS
- a CDS encoding exosporium glycoprotein BclB-related protein, whose protein sequence is MITALAVVGLLIGTNAASATPVPHTVSSGLTLHTVTPVRLLDTRTGTGGSHVPLPAGGVITVTATGVPSGATAIAVNVTVVDGTKPSYLSLYATGTPAPSTSTVNWIDKSATANAAVIALSLDQKFNIRNAFGTVNVVIDLLGYYAPVAAGPTGPAGPTGDTGAIGPKGDTGDTGAVGPAGPKGDTGAKGDTGAIGPIGVSGQAGAGTILAASGGAPVSMTTEAGGLSGAVAALPLSGVGSSNPTQVQNTVDMTANGEVVQMFPRDGTITSISARFSTTQPLSLSGTIGTITAQLYTAVETNSNTFAPVPGAMCTLSPALSGNPAIGTVISCITNGLSIPITTTTAAIVVVSATAEGINLINTFTGYASTSLGVS
- a CDS encoding quinone oxidoreductase family protein, which encodes MRAAVVTAFHTPPSCEEFPTPEPADGQVLIDVLASAIHPRVRSQADGSHYTSVGELPLIPGIDGVGRTADGQLRYFVLPDTNIGAMAEQTLIDPRRSVVLPETIDPIVIAAAMNPAMSSWIALRRRIDFRPGSRVLVMGATGNAGRMAVQIAKRLGASHVTAAGRDAEKLAGLAALGADTLINLGQEKATATSELAAVGRDVDVVVDYLWGEWAATALSAIVPARRDDAQKLTWIQVGSITGPESPIPSAALRACNLHIVGSGQGSVSPRDILAELPSLASEITSGHYDIAARAVPLARVTAAWADAAVTTDRLVVIPSAR